A genomic window from Triticum urartu cultivar G1812 chromosome 7, Tu2.1, whole genome shotgun sequence includes:
- the LOC125521426 gene encoding AT-hook motif nuclear-localized protein 1-like has protein sequence MEANPGEASSPTATAPAAAPVAAAAVAVVPEATVSFQSPASAPPPTASHAPAPSPVEMVSSSGLFVPPGMMTAMVAAAGRGALSAGPLVKVGKKRGRPRKYGPDGSLIQPLNATPISASAPMSAAVAAGQYTPAAAVGAAMKRGRGRPLDFAAAAAKPYHHQLHQPPPQQQFGFHFSSIGDMVACSAGGNFTPHIITVAPGEDVTMKVISFSQQGPRAICILSANGVISNVTLRQPDSSGGTLTYEGRFELLSLSGSFMPTENSGARSRSGGMSVSLASPDGRVVGGGVAGLLVAASPVQIVVGSFLPSYPMEPKQKKARVVAAPILSQAPPAVQLSSADTHSSEQGQHSSAAPRMNVVTSSAYSADQNWASTVVQSARAEAPRSASSGDLNLTASGS, from the exons ATGGAGGCCAATCCAGGGGAAGCGAGCTCTCCGACCGCAACTGCGCCTGCGGCTGCACCGGTAGCGgcagcggcggtggcggtggtgcCGGAGGCTACGGTGAGCTTTCAGTCACCGGCATCTGCGCCGCCTCCGACAGCTTCACATGCACCTGCACCGTCTCCGGTGGAGATGGTTAGCTCGAGCGGCCTGTTTGTGCCGCCGGGTATGATGACGGCGATGGTGGCGGCCGCAGGGAGAGGGGCTCTGTCCGCGGGGCCGTTGGTCAAGGTGGGGAAGAAGCGGGGGAGGCCGAGGAAGTACGGGCCGGACGGGAGCCTGATCCAGCCGTTGAACGCCACGCCGATCTCCGCCTCGGCTCCGATGTCGGCCGCCGTCGCGGCGGGGCAGTACACGCCTGCGGCCGCGGTTGGCGCCGCCATGAAGCGCGGGAGGGGCCGGCCCCTCGACTTCGCCGCCGCGGCGGCCAAGCCGTACCACCACCAGCTGCACCAGCCGCCGCCGCAGCAGCAGTTCGGTTTCCACTTCAGCTCCATTG GTGACATGGTGGCTTGTTCTGCTGGTGGGAATTTCACTCCTCATATCATCACTGTTGCTCCTGGTGAG GATGTGACGATGAAGGTTATATCATTTTCTCAacaaggaccgcgagctatttgTATTCTCTCTGCTAACGGTGTGATATCAAATGTTACACTTCGTCAACCCGACTCCTCTGGCGGCACGTTAACTTATGAG GGACGCTTTGAGTTGCTGTCCTTGTCTGGTTCCTTCATGCCAACTGAAAACAGTGGCGCACGAAGTCGGTCAGGTGGAATGAGTGTTTCTCTTGCCAGCCCAGATGGTCGTGTTGTCGGTGGTGGAGTTGCTGGCCTTCTGGTAGCGGCTAGTCCTGTTCAG ATTGTCGTGGGAAGCTTCCTGCCAAGCTATCCGATGGAACCGAAGCAGAAGAAGGCGAGGGTGGTCGCGGCACCAATCCTTAGCCAGGCACCCCCTGCTGTTCAGCTCTCTAGTGCGGATACGCACAGCAGCGAGCAAGGGCAGCACAGCTCGGCCGCCCCAAGAATGAACGTCGTAACTTCTTCAGCGTACAGCGCAGACCAGAACTGGGCATCCACCGTTGTTCAGTCGGCTCGTGCCGAGGCACCAAGAAGCGCATCGTCGGGCGATCTGAACCTCACTGCCTCTGGATCCTGA